One Sphingopyxis macrogoltabida genomic region harbors:
- a CDS encoding LPS-assembly protein LptD codes for MTLALFHGKSALRPLWLATASLCALLASPALAQEPSESSPPAAPGTPDLQTPDVAPVVTDAPDSAAEDQIGFAADNLNYDSDTDVVVAEGNVAMNRDTISMRADKVTWNRKTGQVFAEGNVAIKNPEGDTAYGDKIELTDSLRDGVVENMLVVLDNGSRLAAVRGTRFDNGNIELENAAYTPCPVEDNEGCPKNPSWQVRAVKVLYDKAKNKVRYKGARIEIFGLPLIPLPGLSHPLNNEPSSGILVPEIRLDRSNGFEIAVPYYLRIAPDRDLTITPHIYTGAAPMIEGEARALTDIGSFRINGYATYGSLVPLTGEDPNRRKRFRGYLESAGKFQFDPRWSLTYSGRIATDRTFMRRYDISRDDRLRSTFEVERIGNQSYLSIAGWATQTLRRNDVQGQQPIALPVIDYRQRFDDPLFGGQFELQLNTLAIARTAGQDTQRAFAGARWDLRRLTGMGQEVTLTALVRGDVYHSDENLLTGIPGYRGKSGWQARGIAAVAADMRWPFVGEFLGGTQTLTPRIQFVATPPIENIDIPNEDSRAFDLEDSNLFAINRFNGYDRFEDGARVTYGLEWNFSRPGFNINSIVGQSYRLSNKPTLFPDGTGLTDRTSDIVGRTTVAYKDFLRFTHRYRLDKDSLAIRRNELDATIGSQSTYAVLGYSRLNRDILLLGEDLQDREEARVGGRVAVARNWSIFGSAIVDLTDQKDDPLSVADGFDPIRHRLGIAYDDECLSIALTWRRDYIDTGDARRGNSFSFRIAFRNLGF; via the coding sequence TGTGCGCGCTGCTCGCGTCGCCCGCGCTGGCGCAGGAGCCCAGCGAATCGTCGCCCCCCGCGGCCCCCGGAACGCCCGACCTGCAAACCCCCGATGTCGCTCCGGTCGTCACCGATGCGCCCGATTCTGCCGCCGAGGACCAGATCGGCTTTGCCGCCGACAATCTGAATTACGACAGCGACACCGACGTCGTGGTGGCAGAGGGCAATGTCGCGATGAACCGCGACACCATTTCGATGCGCGCCGACAAGGTCACGTGGAACCGCAAAACCGGTCAGGTCTTCGCCGAAGGCAATGTCGCGATCAAGAACCCCGAAGGCGATACCGCCTATGGCGACAAGATCGAGCTGACCGACTCGCTGCGCGACGGCGTGGTCGAGAATATGCTCGTCGTGCTCGACAATGGATCGCGGCTCGCCGCGGTTCGCGGGACGCGCTTCGACAATGGCAATATCGAGCTCGAAAACGCCGCTTACACCCCCTGCCCGGTCGAGGATAACGAGGGCTGCCCGAAGAATCCGAGCTGGCAGGTCCGCGCCGTCAAGGTGCTGTACGACAAGGCCAAGAACAAGGTCCGCTACAAGGGCGCGCGGATCGAGATTTTCGGACTGCCGCTGATCCCGCTGCCGGGGCTCAGCCACCCGCTCAACAACGAACCGAGCAGCGGCATCCTCGTTCCCGAAATCCGCCTCGACCGGTCGAACGGCTTCGAGATTGCGGTGCCCTATTATCTGCGCATCGCTCCCGATCGCGACCTGACGATCACCCCGCACATCTACACCGGTGCGGCACCGATGATCGAGGGCGAGGCCCGCGCGCTGACCGACATCGGATCGTTCCGGATCAACGGCTATGCGACCTATGGGTCGCTCGTCCCGCTGACCGGCGAGGATCCGAACCGCCGCAAGCGCTTTCGCGGTTATCTGGAAAGCGCCGGCAAGTTCCAGTTCGACCCCCGCTGGAGCCTGACCTATTCGGGCCGCATCGCGACCGATCGCACGTTCATGCGCCGTTACGACATCAGCCGCGACGACCGGCTGCGCTCGACGTTCGAGGTCGAACGCATCGGCAACCAGAGTTATCTGTCGATCGCCGGCTGGGCGACCCAGACGCTCCGCCGCAACGATGTGCAGGGGCAACAGCCGATCGCACTGCCGGTGATCGACTATCGCCAGCGGTTCGACGATCCGCTGTTCGGCGGCCAGTTCGAATTGCAGCTCAACACGCTGGCGATTGCGCGGACCGCGGGTCAGGACACGCAGCGCGCCTTTGCCGGCGCGCGCTGGGATTTGCGGCGACTGACCGGCATGGGTCAGGAAGTCACGCTGACCGCGCTGGTTCGCGGCGATGTGTATCACAGCGACGAGAATCTGCTGACCGGTATCCCCGGCTATCGTGGCAAATCGGGCTGGCAGGCGCGCGGCATTGCAGCGGTCGCCGCCGATATGCGCTGGCCCTTCGTCGGCGAATTCCTGGGCGGCACCCAAACGCTGACCCCGCGCATCCAGTTCGTCGCGACCCCGCCGATCGAAAATATCGACATCCCGAACGAGGATTCGCGTGCCTTCGACCTCGAAGACAGCAATTTGTTCGCGATCAACCGCTTCAACGGCTACGACCGGTTCGAGGACGGCGCGCGCGTCACCTATGGCCTCGAGTGGAATTTCAGCCGCCCGGGCTTCAACATCAACAGCATCGTCGGCCAAAGCTATCGCCTGTCGAACAAGCCCACCCTGTTTCCCGACGGCACCGGGCTGACCGACCGCACCTCGGATATCGTCGGGCGGACGACGGTCGCCTACAAGGACTTCCTGCGCTTCACCCACCGCTACCGGCTCGACAAGGACAGCCTGGCGATCCGCCGGAACGAGCTCGACGCGACGATCGGCAGCCAGTCGACCTACGCCGTGCTCGGCTATTCGCGGCTCAATCGCGACATCCTGCTGCTCGGCGAAGATTTGCAGGATCGGGAAGAGGCCCGCGTCGGCGGCCGTGTCGCAGTGGCGCGGAACTGGTCGATCTTCGGCTCGGCAATCGTCGACCTGACCGACCAGAAGGACGATCCATTGAGCGTCGCCGACGGGTTCGATCCGATTCGCCACCGGCTGGGGATCGCGTATGACGACGAATGCCTGTCGATCGCGCTGACCTGGCGGCGCGACTATATCGATACCGGCGACGCGCGGCGCGGCAACAGCTTTTCCTTCCGCATCGCCTTCCGTAACCTTGGTTTCTGA